A single window of Limnothrix sp. FACHB-406 DNA harbors:
- a CDS encoding 4Fe-4S domain-containing protein — translation MGSAMGSTDLGVNNDAGPGFAPELGGALRGLGDRTGLEPELGGLVRQKGVYVDEITCIGCKNCAHVARNTFYIELEYGRARAIRQDGDPEELIQEAIDTCPVNCIHWVPFAELKRLEEERRYQEIPTAGFPIDKSVIAANLRRRKEAARKRRSEQG, via the coding sequence ATGGGATCCGCAATGGGATCCACCGACCTGGGGGTCAACAATGACGCAGGCCCCGGGTTTGCGCCAGAGCTGGGCGGTGCATTGCGTGGCCTGGGCGATCGCACCGGATTGGAGCCGGAGCTAGGCGGCCTGGTGCGCCAAAAGGGCGTGTATGTGGACGAAATTACCTGCATTGGCTGCAAAAACTGCGCCCACGTAGCCCGCAACACCTTTTACATTGAGCTGGAATATGGCCGGGCCCGAGCCATTCGCCAAGACGGTGACCCTGAGGAATTGATCCAAGAGGCGATCGACACCTGCCCGGTGAACTGCATCCATTGGGTTCCCTTTGCGGAGCTGAAGCGACTCGAAGAAGAACGGCGCTATCAAGAAATTCCCACGGCGGGCTTCCCGATCGATAAATCCGTGATTGCGGCTAATTTGCGTCGTCGCAAGGAAGCGGCCAGAAAACGGCGATCGGAACAGGGTTAA
- a CDS encoding GNAT family N-acetyltransferase, with protein sequence MVPEPRVNEPRADRSQVDPPRANDDRPESIVIRPGLPSDAAAIARLFHDTVREINSRDYSLSQVKAWAPDDLSFRNWAERSQTRWTIVAEDRSVPDRYLIAGFCELEPDGHIDCFYCHKNYQRCGLGRQLYQTLETEALDRSLQQLQVESSITARPFFEAMGFLMLSPQTVSVRGESFVNYKMVKALSPTPKGSIT encoded by the coding sequence ATGGTTCCTGAACCGCGAGTGAATGAACCCAGGGCCGATCGATCGCAGGTGGATCCTCCCAGGGCGAATGACGATCGCCCTGAGTCGATCGTCATTCGCCCTGGCTTGCCCAGCGACGCAGCGGCAATTGCCCGACTTTTTCACGATACTGTGCGAGAAATTAACAGCCGCGACTACAGCCTCTCGCAGGTGAAAGCTTGGGCCCCGGATGATTTGTCGTTTCGTAACTGGGCTGAACGCAGCCAAACCCGCTGGACAATCGTGGCTGAAGATCGGTCAGTACCCGATCGCTACCTGATCGCGGGTTTCTGTGAATTGGAACCCGATGGGCATATTGATTGCTTCTACTGCCACAAAAACTATCAACGCTGTGGTTTGGGTCGGCAGCTTTACCAGACCCTAGAAACCGAAGCACTCGATCGTTCCCTTCAACAATTGCAAGTTGAATCCAGCATCACAGCGCGCCCTTTTTTTGAAGCGATGGGCTTTCTTATGCTCTCTCCCCAGACCGTAAGTGTTCGAGGCGAAAGTTTTGTGAATTACAAGATGGTTAAAGCGCTCAGCCCAACTCCCAAAGGCAGCATAACCTAA
- a CDS encoding ABC transporter substrate-binding protein — MVPQKFRPKRFPQFLLVCAFVLSLVIHGCLAGGNRELPTLRVGMNNWPGYMIALYAKEAGLFQKRGLQVELVRFTNQQDNIRATIRGSLDASFVPLWEAMQVDPGNDRPAYVMVADISHGSDGIVARSSVPSVKDLRGKTVAAKLGTVSHLILLEALQSQQLKPTDVKIKDVSNDIAVQLLSKGEVDAAVVWEPLLSETAAKIKGKVIFTTKDVDSLVIDGLATRASFAANHQAELTQLMLAWLDAIHAVDTQPDRVFASIARQLGQTPESVAKDYSGLLKGGVELNRRMFEGRLEAAKNEIVQLLKLDPRHRQVIREDIEFDRGPMMTAIEQWKP, encoded by the coding sequence ATGGTTCCCCAAAAATTTCGACCCAAACGGTTCCCACAATTTCTGTTGGTTTGTGCATTCGTTCTGAGCCTGGTGATTCATGGCTGCTTGGCCGGTGGAAATCGCGAGCTGCCAACCTTGCGAGTAGGGATGAATAATTGGCCCGGCTACATGATTGCCCTCTACGCCAAAGAAGCGGGCCTCTTCCAAAAGCGCGGTCTCCAGGTGGAGTTAGTGCGCTTCACCAATCAGCAAGATAATATTCGGGCTACCATTCGCGGCTCGTTGGATGCCAGTTTTGTGCCCCTGTGGGAGGCAATGCAGGTAGACCCGGGGAACGATCGCCCGGCTTATGTGATGGTGGCGGACATTTCCCATGGTTCCGATGGGATTGTGGCGCGATCGTCCGTGCCCTCGGTGAAAGATTTGCGGGGCAAAACCGTGGCCGCCAAGTTGGGAACCGTCAGCCATCTGATCTTGCTAGAGGCTTTGCAGTCTCAGCAACTGAAGCCAACGGACGTGAAAATTAAAGACGTTTCCAACGATATTGCCGTGCAGTTGTTGTCCAAAGGCGAAGTGGATGCGGCGGTGGTTTGGGAACCATTGCTGAGTGAAACGGCGGCCAAAATTAAAGGCAAAGTGATTTTTACCACCAAAGATGTGGATAGTTTGGTGATTGATGGATTGGCCACGCGGGCTAGCTTTGCGGCGAATCATCAAGCGGAATTAACCCAACTCATGTTGGCTTGGTTGGATGCGATTCATGCGGTGGATACCCAGCCCGATCGCGTGTTTGCCAGCATTGCGCGTCAGTTGGGCCAAACGCCAGAATCCGTTGCTAAGGACTACTCCGGCCTGTTGAAGGGTGGAGTTGAATTGAATCGCCGGATGTTTGAGGGTCGTCTTGAAGCCGCTAAAAATGAAATTGTGCAGTTGCTGAAGTTAGACCCGCGCCATCGCCAGGTTATTCGTGAAGATATTGAGTTTGATCGTGGGCCGATGATGACTGCAATTGAACAATGGAAACCCTAA
- a CDS encoding ATP-binding protein, with the protein METLISSQNPDQKSGTIIITPSPKSPKAVAPARSLARQLLSKLGISLMAIGVSILGVNYHLISAQLQNQMGKRAFAITQGLQFATEGLLEISQESILRRVVQNYATLPTVLEIAILRPDGTVLTHSSGFLENQSYAAKYPGLAEPIQGAAASGVEASYPMQLQGRSVLVSLMPFSSTLFQVQGKRGLAVVMLDQEQTALEIRQSFLTSMVTWGAGIIGILGLGTLLLQRLVLRPLNQLQQAIGVSQAGMTFTLPPQMPDHEIGFLAKTFEQIFTQNIALLNQAQQQTVALAKAKEAADVANTAKSEFLANMSHELRTPLNGILGYAQILLRSRTMTEKEKHGLTVIYQCGSHLLNLINDILDLSKIEARKLEILPAPVNFPAFLQSVIEICKIRAEQKELNFIYEADRPLPEGLLLDEKRLRQVLINLLGNAIKFTDVGSVTLQVQWVDRPVETAAKSHQPAQPCLRFVVKDTGIGMSVDQLGRLFTAFEQVGDRRRNAEGTGLGLAISQQMVQLMGGTIQVQSTLGVGSVFSFQLSFPETDRWQVPLLESHSQLVVGYEGAKRNLLIVDDRPENRSVLVAFLEPLGFGLVEAENGQVALNYLRSQIPNQLPDLVITDLAMPVMDGFEMLEKVRNDPLLCHLKILVSSASVTQLDRQTSIEAGGDDFLAKPVSMASLLDSLQRYLGVVWRYESEDVAAGSQSTAAHLTDEFTEQKAIHLPDRATLENLLDLAQRGRLKQLLAVIDPLQTQDPQLQSFWKELRSLAKTFQAERIETLLQTALASQDQSLPSEDHTEPAIVGSAITSQPSTFGEFS; encoded by the coding sequence ATGGAAACCCTAATTTCAAGCCAAAACCCAGACCAAAAGTCCGGGACAATCATCATTACCCCATCGCCCAAATCTCCCAAAGCGGTTGCCCCTGCCCGCAGCCTGGCTCGGCAGCTCCTCAGCAAGCTAGGAATTTCCCTGATGGCGATCGGGGTGTCCATTTTGGGCGTGAACTATCACCTGATTTCGGCCCAATTGCAAAACCAGATGGGCAAGCGGGCCTTTGCCATTACCCAAGGTTTGCAGTTTGCGACGGAAGGACTGCTGGAAATTAGCCAAGAGAGCATTTTGCGGCGAGTGGTGCAAAATTATGCCACCCTGCCAACGGTGTTGGAAATTGCCATTTTGCGACCCGATGGCACGGTTTTAACCCATAGTTCCGGCTTCCTAGAAAACCAATCCTATGCTGCAAAATATCCTGGACTGGCGGAACCGATTCAAGGGGCAGCCGCTTCGGGGGTCGAAGCCAGTTACCCCATGCAATTGCAGGGGCGATCGGTGTTGGTGAGCCTGATGCCCTTTAGCAGCACGCTTTTTCAGGTGCAAGGGAAACGAGGGTTGGCCGTGGTAATGCTGGATCAAGAGCAAACGGCCTTGGAAATTCGCCAGAGTTTTTTGACTTCCATGGTGACTTGGGGGGCTGGCATCATTGGCATTTTGGGTTTGGGAACTCTGCTGTTGCAGCGCCTGGTGTTGCGGCCTTTGAATCAGCTTCAGCAGGCGATCGGGGTTAGCCAAGCAGGCATGACTTTCACCTTGCCTCCGCAAATGCCTGACCATGAAATCGGCTTTTTGGCAAAAACATTTGAGCAGATTTTTACCCAAAATATTGCCTTGCTAAATCAAGCCCAACAGCAAACGGTGGCCCTGGCCAAAGCCAAAGAGGCGGCGGATGTGGCTAACACGGCCAAGAGTGAATTTTTGGCCAATATGAGCCATGAATTGCGAACACCGCTGAATGGCATTTTAGGCTATGCCCAAATCCTCCTGCGATCGCGCACCATGACCGAAAAGGAGAAGCATGGGTTAACGGTGATTTACCAATGTGGCTCCCATCTGTTGAATTTGATTAATGACATTTTAGATCTGTCTAAAATCGAAGCGCGAAAGCTAGAAATTTTGCCCGCTCCGGTGAATTTTCCAGCATTTTTGCAAAGTGTGATCGAAATTTGCAAAATCCGTGCCGAACAGAAAGAACTGAATTTTATCTATGAAGCCGATCGCCCTTTGCCGGAGGGGTTGTTGTTGGATGAAAAACGCCTGCGTCAGGTGCTAATTAATTTGTTGGGCAATGCCATTAAGTTCACCGATGTGGGATCGGTGACGTTGCAGGTGCAATGGGTTGATCGCCCCGTGGAAACCGCCGCAAAATCCCACCAACCAGCACAACCTTGCTTGCGGTTCGTGGTGAAAGACACGGGCATTGGCATGAGTGTCGATCAGTTGGGGCGTTTGTTCACGGCCTTTGAGCAGGTGGGCGATCGCCGCAGAAATGCCGAAGGAACTGGTTTGGGTTTGGCCATCAGCCAGCAAATGGTGCAGTTGATGGGCGGAACCATTCAAGTACAAAGTACCTTGGGCGTGGGGAGTGTTTTTTCGTTCCAGTTGTCATTCCCAGAAACTGATCGCTGGCAAGTGCCGTTGCTGGAGTCCCACAGTCAATTGGTGGTGGGCTATGAGGGGGCGAAGCGCAATTTGCTGATTGTGGACGATCGCCCCGAGAATCGATCGGTGCTGGTGGCATTTCTAGAGCCGCTGGGATTTGGTTTGGTCGAAGCGGAAAATGGGCAAGTGGCCTTGAACTATTTGCGATCGCAGATTCCCAATCAACTCCCAGATTTGGTGATTACGGATTTAGCCATGCCTGTGATGGATGGCTTTGAAATGCTGGAAAAAGTCCGCAATGATCCGCTGCTCTGTCACTTAAAAATCTTGGTTTCTTCTGCTTCTGTGACGCAACTTGATCGCCAAACTAGCATCGAAGCGGGTGGTGATGATTTTCTGGCCAAGCCAGTGTCAATGGCAAGTTTGCTGGACAGTTTGCAGCGCTATTTGGGCGTGGTTTGGCGCTATGAATCGGAGGATGTTGCTGCGGGTTCTCAATCCACAGCAGCCCATTTAACAGATGAATTCACTGAACAAAAAGCCATTCATTTACCCGATCGGGCAACCCTGGAAAATCTGCTAGATCTGGCCCAGCGGGGACGCTTAAAACAACTCTTGGCAGTCATTGACCCCCTGCAAACCCAAGATCCGCAACTGCAATCCTTCTGGAAGGAATTGCGATCTTTGGCGAAAACCTTCCAAGCGGAACGGATTGAAACCCTGCTGCAAACGGCCCTGGCCAGTCAAGATCAATCGCTGCCCAGCGAAGATCACACTGAGCCGGCCATTGTTGGGTCAGCCATTACCAGTCAGCCATCAACCTTTGGAGAGTTCTCATGA
- a CDS encoding sensor histidine kinase encodes MHLIQSEKMSALGNLVAGIAHEINNPIGFLRGSIEHIQDYLEDLMEHLDCYQQTYSEASAQILDHAEDIELDLIREDLPKILDSMKAASHRIAEISTSLRTFSRSDSDNEDAQVLADIHEGLDSTLLILKYRLKASDRRPEILVQKLYGNLPEVPCFPGQLNQVFMNLLANAIDAFDEATHQQSFMELATRQPTITIETLLAPDQQSVEIWIRDNAFGMSEAVQQRIFDWAFTTKGVGRGTGLGLAIARQIVVDRHQGELTVNSTLGEGSSFCLRLPLPSMFSDLTWDSGAMMGGVSPSSLVESHCF; translated from the coding sequence TTGCACCTAATTCAAAGTGAAAAAATGTCTGCCCTGGGAAACCTGGTGGCAGGGATTGCCCATGAAATTAATAACCCGATCGGGTTCTTACGGGGCAGCATTGAGCACATTCAAGACTATTTGGAAGATTTGATGGAGCATTTGGACTGTTATCAACAGACCTACTCGGAAGCGAGTGCCCAAATTTTGGATCATGCGGAAGATATTGAGCTGGACTTAATTCGCGAAGACTTGCCCAAAATTCTCGATTCCATGAAGGCCGCTAGCCATCGCATCGCAGAAATTAGCACCAGTTTGCGAACTTTTTCGCGATCGGATAGTGATAATGAAGATGCTCAGGTGTTGGCAGATATCCATGAGGGCTTGGATAGTACCTTGTTGATTTTGAAATATCGCCTGAAAGCGAGCGATCGCCGCCCAGAAATTTTGGTTCAAAAACTGTATGGGAACTTGCCGGAAGTGCCTTGCTTTCCGGGACAGCTCAACCAGGTTTTTATGAATTTGTTGGCTAACGCGATCGATGCCTTCGATGAAGCCACCCATCAACAATCCTTTATGGAATTGGCAACTCGGCAGCCAACCATCACGATCGAAACCCTCCTAGCACCCGATCAACAATCGGTGGAAATTTGGATTCGTGATAATGCCTTTGGAATGAGTGAAGCGGTGCAGCAGCGCATTTTTGATTGGGCTTTCACGACCAAAGGCGTGGGGCGTGGCACGGGGTTGGGTTTGGCGATCGCCCGCCAAATTGTGGTCGATCGACATCAGGGCGAGCTGACAGTGAACTCAACCTTGGGAGAAGGCAGCAGTTTCTGCTTGCGGTTACCGCTGCCCTCAATGTTTTCTGATCTGACTTGGGACAGTGGCGCGATGATGGGAGGGGTATCGCCCAGTTCCCTGGTGGAGTCCCATTGTTTTTGA
- the tsaD gene encoding tRNA (adenosine(37)-N6)-threonylcarbamoyltransferase complex transferase subunit TsaD, which yields MATALAIETSCDETAVAIVKNRQVLANVVSSQIALHQPYGGIVPEVASRGHVETINWTIAQALQESGLDWGAIDAVAATSAPGLVGALLVGLTAGKTLAMLHQKPFLAVHHLEGHICASYLMEPTLQPPFLCLLVSGGHTSLIAVRDSGVYETVGQTRDDAAGEAFDKVARLMGLGYPGGPVIDRLAAEGNPKAFKLPEGRVSLPEGGFHPYDCSFSGLKTAMLRLVQKLQAESPELPLADLAASFQAAVVNALTKRTIAAAQDLGLSTIAIGGGVAANRGLRATLAAAAEPLGLRVLFPPMKFCTDNAAMIACAAGEHFDRERQSPLSTAAQSRLGLEQVLTLYPKMEPPKQSPWVLESLKT from the coding sequence ATGGCGACTGCTTTAGCAATTGAAACAAGTTGTGATGAGACGGCGGTGGCGATCGTAAAGAATCGTCAAGTGCTGGCCAATGTGGTCTCGTCGCAAATTGCCCTCCACCAGCCCTACGGCGGCATTGTGCCGGAGGTGGCTTCCCGGGGCCACGTGGAAACGATTAATTGGACGATCGCCCAAGCGCTCCAGGAATCGGGTCTCGATTGGGGGGCGATCGACGCGGTGGCCGCCACCAGTGCGCCCGGTTTGGTTGGGGCCCTATTGGTGGGGCTGACGGCGGGCAAAACCCTGGCCATGCTGCACCAAAAACCCTTTTTGGCGGTGCATCACCTGGAAGGCCATATCTGCGCCTCCTATTTAATGGAGCCAACGTTGCAGCCGCCGTTCCTGTGTTTGTTGGTTTCTGGGGGCCACACCAGCTTGATTGCGGTGCGCGACTCGGGTGTTTATGAAACGGTGGGTCAAACCCGGGATGACGCGGCGGGGGAGGCCTTTGACAAGGTGGCGCGGTTGATGGGCTTGGGCTATCCGGGCGGGCCCGTGATCGATCGCCTGGCGGCCGAGGGCAATCCCAAGGCTTTCAAGTTGCCGGAAGGGCGCGTTTCGTTGCCGGAAGGGGGCTTTCATCCCTACGATTGCAGCTTCAGCGGCCTGAAAACGGCCATGTTGCGATTGGTGCAAAAACTGCAAGCGGAATCCCCTGAGCTGCCTTTGGCGGATTTGGCCGCCAGCTTCCAAGCGGCGGTGGTGAATGCCCTCACCAAGCGGACGATCGCGGCGGCACAGGATCTGGGCCTTTCGACGATCGCGATCGGGGGTGGGGTGGCGGCCAATCGTGGCTTGCGGGCAACCCTGGCGGCGGCGGCGGAACCCTTAGGGCTACGGGTTTTGTTCCCGCCCATGAAGTTCTGCACCGACAATGCGGCCATGATTGCCTGTGCGGCCGGTGAACATTTCGATCGGGAGCGACAATCGCCCCTCAGCACCGCCGCCCAATCGCGCCTGGGTTTGGAACAGGTGCTAACGCTCTATCCGAAGATGGAACCCCCGAAACAATCTCCCTGGGTGCTGGAATCCCTGAAGACCTAG
- a CDS encoding Photosystem I reaction center subunit III, with the protein MRQLFAIALAVCLWFGFAAPAKADYYANLTPCGQNAAFVQRAKAATTPQAKARFEKYSTLLCGEEGLPHLITDGNLSHLAEFTIPSLAFLYIAGWIGWAGRSYLQAVKKGDSPEESEIIINVPLAVKCSLGGAAWPAAALAEFSSGKLLAKDSEITVSPR; encoded by the coding sequence ATGCGTCAGTTGTTTGCAATTGCGCTAGCGGTTTGCCTCTGGTTTGGGTTTGCTGCCCCGGCTAAGGCAGATTACTACGCTAACCTGACCCCCTGCGGCCAGAACGCTGCCTTCGTCCAACGCGCCAAAGCAGCCACCACGCCCCAGGCGAAAGCTCGTTTTGAAAAGTATTCCACGCTGCTGTGCGGTGAAGAGGGTCTGCCTCACTTGATCACCGATGGCAACCTGTCTCACCTGGCAGAATTCACGATCCCGAGCTTGGCTTTCCTGTACATCGCTGGCTGGATTGGCTGGGCTGGTCGTTCGTACCTGCAAGCCGTCAAGAAGGGTGACAGCCCCGAAGAAAGCGAAATCATCATCAACGTGCCTTTGGCTGTGAAGTGCTCCTTGGGTGGTGCGGCTTGGCCCGCAGCGGCCTTGGCTGAATTCAGCAGCGGTAAGTTGTTGGCCAAAGACAGCGAAATTACGGTTTCGCCTCGCTAA
- the psaJ gene encoding photosystem I reaction center subunit IX, with product MKDLQRYLSSAPVLAAAWVTFTAGLLIEFNRFHPDYLVPPF from the coding sequence ATGAAAGACTTGCAGCGCTATTTGTCCTCGGCTCCCGTGTTGGCAGCCGCTTGGGTTACCTTCACCGCTGGCCTGTTGATTGAATTCAACCGGTTCCATCCGGATTACTTGGTGCCGCCCTTCTAA
- a CDS encoding photosystem I reaction center subunit XI, whose translation MALDVVSHNGDPQVGDLVTPISGSGFTKALIQNLPAYRKGLSPIRRGLEVGMAHGYLLFGPFAFTSQFRNTSYGTLVGLIEAIILVTILSLCLSVYGNVTTKAPLASVAVSEVPAELGTKEGWSEFAGGFTIGGIGGAAFAYAVYSVVQSGVFQTFANGL comes from the coding sequence ATGGCTTTGGACGTGGTTTCTCATAACGGCGATCCCCAGGTCGGCGATCTGGTGACTCCGATCTCCGGTTCTGGTTTTACGAAGGCTTTGATTCAAAATCTGCCGGCCTACCGCAAGGGGCTGTCGCCGATTCGTCGTGGTTTGGAAGTGGGCATGGCCCATGGTTATTTGCTGTTTGGGCCCTTTGCCTTCACGAGCCAATTCCGCAACACCAGCTACGGCACTTTGGTGGGCTTGATTGAAGCAATTATTTTGGTGACGATTCTGTCGCTGTGCCTGTCGGTCTATGGCAACGTGACGACCAAGGCTCCTTTGGCCTCCGTGGCCGTGTCCGAAGTGCCCGCTGAGTTGGGCACGAAGGAAGGCTGGAGTGAGTTCGCTGGCGGCTTCACGATCGGTGGCATCGGCGGCGCGGCCTTCGCTTACGCGGTTTATTCCGTGGTGCAGTCGGGCGTGTTCCAAACCTTTGCGAACGGTCTGTAA
- a CDS encoding FAD-dependent oxidoreductase has protein sequence MSSVLLNPVDRTTGPRACRVYIVGAGVAGLLTAWAIRQTGQTELPLVMVDRAATPGAGLTAGNGRSLTATEGLVAGGLTAAQLAQAFETPVDQGGYAYPGFVAQGADRAAIGAFLERARVQEATAADRERAMLQLGFRNLHLWRELAAQDPHLAARTGLQLGAKLRVYQGPQAETKANQEVARLHRAAGDRSVAALVSVAEALALNPGLAPFLGAAAFAGQITRQPGGAIHAGRLVAELTDRLNQMGRIQWQLNTEIAGIDRDASGQIQQLRAHQGGKAITLGRATDRFIFATGFDPLLEQSGAVSQPLFPIAGTSITFSISRSAIAQGLTFPRRAWKQDGSAGPLVISPTLIPAAAFLDWLDQQRALDRLALDMSGEATDWIDRTWAAAWGDRLIPLDVLDPRRLDRFQPEALGANAGNWEIRIGGCKFYPGVDRPLDLQHPGARWALQSQLRAAAQFFPELWALHGSPNLESESPDGAVLAALQPWVGARPVHADGQSTVAPCGPNGFVITGTGSWGLASGPGNGQRAASWLADLPAAIDS, from the coding sequence ATGTCCTCTGTTCTGTTGAATCCTGTCGATCGCACCACCGGGCCCCGCGCCTGTCGTGTCTACATCGTCGGTGCGGGCGTGGCGGGCTTGTTGACCGCTTGGGCCATTCGCCAAACGGGCCAAACGGAACTGCCCTTGGTGATGGTCGATCGCGCTGCCACGCCGGGGGCGGGCCTGACGGCAGGCAATGGGCGCAGCTTGACGGCCACCGAAGGGCTGGTGGCCGGCGGTCTCACGGCCGCGCAATTGGCCCAGGCCTTTGAAACGCCTGTGGATCAGGGGGGCTATGCCTATCCGGGGTTTGTGGCTCAGGGGGCCGATCGAGCCGCGATCGGGGCATTTTTGGAGCGGGCGCGGGTTCAGGAAGCCACGGCGGCCGATCGGGAGCGGGCCATGCTGCAATTGGGGTTCCGCAATTTGCACCTTTGGCGCGAGCTGGCTGCTCAAGATCCGCACCTGGCGGCCCGCACCGGTTTGCAATTGGGGGCGAAACTGCGGGTTTATCAGGGGCCCCAGGCTGAAACCAAGGCCAACCAAGAGGTGGCGCGGCTGCATCGGGCCGCAGGCGATCGCTCCGTGGCGGCCCTAGTGTCGGTGGCGGAGGCCTTGGCCTTGAATCCCGGTTTGGCTCCTTTTTTGGGAGCGGCGGCCTTTGCGGGCCAAATCACCCGCCAACCGGGGGGCGCAATCCATGCGGGCCGATTGGTGGCGGAATTGACCGATCGGTTGAACCAAATGGGGCGAATTCAGTGGCAACTGAACACGGAAATTGCCGGAATCGATCGGGATGCCAGCGGTCAAATCCAGCAATTGCGGGCCCACCAAGGGGGCAAGGCGATCACCCTCGGTCGCGCCACCGATCGGTTCATCTTTGCCACAGGATTTGATCCGCTGCTGGAACAAAGCGGCGCGGTCAGCCAACCGCTCTTCCCGATCGCGGGCACATCGATCACGTTCTCCATTTCCCGATCGGCGATCGCCCAGGGTCTGACCTTTCCCCGCCGGGCCTGGAAACAGGACGGCAGCGCCGGGCCGTTGGTGATCAGCCCCACCCTGATTCCGGCGGCGGCTTTTCTCGATTGGTTGGATCAGCAGCGGGCGCTCGATCGCCTGGCGCTGGATATGAGCGGGGAGGCCACTGATTGGATCGATCGCACCTGGGCCGCGGCCTGGGGCGATCGGCTCATTCCCCTGGATGTTTTGGATCCGCGTCGGCTCGATCGATTCCAGCCGGAAGCCCTGGGAGCCAACGCCGGAAATTGGGAAATTCGGATCGGCGGCTGCAAGTTCTATCCCGGGGTCGATCGGCCCCTCGATTTACAACACCCCGGCGCACGGTGGGCCCTGCAATCGCAACTGAGGGCGGCGGCGCAGTTCTTTCCGGAGCTGTGGGCGCTCCATGGCTCCCCCAATTTGGAGTCCGAATCCCCGGATGGGGCGGTGTTGGCGGCTCTGCAACCCTGGGTGGGGGCGCGGCCAGTCCATGCGGATGGCCAATCAACGGTGGCTCCCTGTGGCCCCAATGGGTTCGTGATTACGGGAACCGGGTCTTGGGGTTTGGCCAGCGGCCCCGGCAATGGGCAACGGGCGGCCAGTTGGCTGGCGGATTTACCCGCCGCGATCGACTCCTAA
- a CDS encoding NAD(P)-dependent oxidoreductase, translated as MTVVAVLGMGLMGRAAAGRLAATGQEVLAWNRSPEALESLQGIDRLNTTTDLAAAIAPADRVVLWLADGAAIRSVLLDRAIGALLADKTVVQMGTIAPEESRAIGAELTALGCDYYEAPVLGSIPELSAGKLLLMVGATPQQFERDRAWLQTFGPEPLLVGPVGSAAALKLAMNQLIGSLTTAFAASLALVQREGIAVETFLQILRPSALYAPTFDKKLQRMLDRDFDRPNFPTKHLLKDLDLFSQAAGAQGIETAPVQAVRAVVERAIALGLGNTDYSALFAVIAPATEPEP; from the coding sequence ATGACTGTAGTAGCCGTGTTGGGCATGGGGTTAATGGGTCGGGCCGCGGCCGGGCGGCTGGCAGCAACGGGGCAGGAGGTGCTGGCTTGGAACCGATCGCCCGAGGCTCTGGAATCGTTGCAAGGGATCGATCGCCTGAACACCACGACGGACTTGGCAGCGGCGATCGCCCCGGCCGATCGGGTGGTGTTGTGGCTGGCGGATGGGGCCGCGATTCGATCGGTGCTGCTGGATAGGGCGATCGGGGCGCTGTTGGCGGACAAAACCGTGGTGCAAATGGGGACGATCGCCCCGGAGGAAAGCCGGGCGATCGGCGCGGAGTTGACCGCTTTGGGCTGTGACTATTACGAAGCGCCCGTTCTGGGCAGCATCCCCGAACTGAGCGCGGGTAAGTTGCTGTTGATGGTGGGGGCCACGCCGCAGCAGTTTGAGCGCGATCGGGCTTGGTTGCAAACCTTTGGCCCTGAGCCGCTGTTGGTGGGGCCCGTGGGGTCAGCGGCGGCCCTGAAACTGGCCATGAATCAGTTGATTGGGTCGCTCACCACGGCTTTTGCGGCCAGTTTGGCTCTGGTGCAGCGGGAAGGGATTGCCGTTGAGACCTTTTTGCAGATTTTGCGACCCAGCGCCCTCTACGCGCCGACCTTTGACAAGAAATTACAACGGATGCTCGATCGGGACTTCGATCGCCCCAATTTCCCCACGAAGCATCTGCTGAAGGATCTGGACTTGTTCAGCCAGGCGGCGGGGGCCCAAGGAATCGAGACGGCTCCGGTTCAGGCGGTGCGGGCGGTGGTGGAACGGGCGATCGCCCTGGGATTGGGCAACACGGACTATTCGGCGCTGTTTGCGGTGATCGCTCCGGCAACGGAACCGGAACCTTAG